GTGAACTAAGTCGCCGACTGAGTAGCATGCGCCTTCggttcaaggtcaagagcATATTCATCCTCACAAAGATATACGACCAAGACTTGATCCCAAAAACACGAGAATTGGTCAAGTGGCTCCTACAACATAATCACGAGGTCGCCTACATCGTCTATGTTCAAGACAAGCTCAAAACAAACAAGAAGTTCGATGTCAGTGGGATCATTGATGAGGTGAGCGAGGGATATCTTGATACAGGGGACATGAACGAGCAGACTGTCAAAGAAACGCTGAACAGGCGACTCCGATATTGGGACGAGAACATGTGCAGAACACGCCCTCATACTTTTGACTTTGTTATCTCACTTGGTGGCGATGGTACAGTGTTATATGCCAGCTGGCTCTTCCAGCGCATCGTACCACCTGTATTGAGTTTTGCACTAGGAAGCCTGGGTTTCTTGACTAAATTTGACTTCGAGGACTATCAGCAGACACTCTTAACGGCCTTCACCAAGGGCGTCACAGTTAGCCTGAGGCTTCGTTTCGAAGGCACTGTCATGAGAAGTCAGCCACGCAAGAGAGCTCAGCTTAGTAAGGACTCtgaggaggacgaggagcCGTCCCGAGACTTGGTGGAGGAGCTTATAGGTGAGGAGAGGGAAGATGAGCACACGCATCGGCCGGATGGGACGTTTGAGATTCTGAATGAGGTGGTAGTGGACAGAGGACCAAACCCAAGTGAGAATCCCAGAGTAAACGTTACCCCTGCAGGAGATGTTCTAATGTATATTCTAGCAATGTCAACTACCGAGATATTTGGTGACGATGAGCACTTCACCTCGGTCTTGGCCGACGGTATCTGCGTATCGACACCCACAGGCTCAACGGCATATAATCTCGCCGCCGGGGGCTCCTTGTGCCACCCCGAGAACCCCTGTGATGCTGGTCACGTCTATATGCGCGCACACCCTGTCATTCAGGCCTATTATCCTTCCTGACACGATTGTGCTACGGGTCGGTGTTCCATATAGCGCACGAACGGCTTCATGGGCGAGCTTCGATGGCCGAGAACGTGTCGAGCTCAAGCCGGGAGATTACGTGACCATCAGCGCCAGTAGGTTTCCGTTTGCCTCGGTGCAAGCCCAGGGACGGAGGAGTGAAGATTGGGTGAACAGTATCAGTGGAAAGTTAGGATGGAACACCAGACAAAAGCAGAAGAGCTATAAGGAGTGGGAGAAATGAAATGATGTGTAACGATTTAGTACGGACTAGAATCATATATGTGAAGGATAGCATTTCTCATGGCGGATTTTTAGGTTTGGCGTTCCCATTGTACTATTTGAGCTGAGGAACATGTCTCGTCGTCACTATAAAGGGTGCTATGCTCGTGTAAATATCCACTTTTCCGGAAAGGTTTCGAGTTGCTTGGTTGGACGTGGCATAGGGGCTTCGCTATCTGTAAATCGATATAGTACGTACGAATTCAATGAGATGTATCACTAATATTGCGTGAGGCGAGAAAAAACGGTCACGTAATTATTACCCATGCAATAGAGGACGAACAATGTTAAGGAACTTACGATGACCTGACCATAAGCTTTACGGCTCTTACGACGATGTT
This genomic stretch from Fusarium oxysporum f. sp. lycopersici 4287 chromosome 5, whole genome shotgun sequence harbors:
- a CDS encoding serine/threonine protein kinase: MGDHTEKHIHFEDGRNREYDGSSDEDCKAVEVVFDPGNPYRRKSSMVASEIKAPVMRHPSRRDECLVHQFLDSQRRAKDAASSASEPESEHSIGNNPPSYLSNNPNPSHATFHKALNGDHIEAVRDDNLDSIVDPKYQKKCRAVVEPGGMEHSGQADQQAWTQQMTKSMSEVDLSGYQDDVRSRLLTKQQLSDMAWGVRELSRRLSSMRLRFKVKSIFILTKIYDQDLIPKTRELVKWLLQHNHEVAYIVYVQDKLKTNKKFDVSGIIDEVSEGYLDTGDMNEQTVKETLNRRLRYWDENMCRTRPHTFDFVISLGGDGTVLYASWLFQRIVPPVLSFALGSLGFLTKFDFEDYQQTLLTAFTKGVTVSLRLRFEGTVMRSQPRKRAQLSKDSEEDEEPSRDLVEELIGEEREDEHTHRPDGTFEILNEVVVDRGPNPTMSTTEIFGDDEHFTSVLADGICVSTPTGSTAYNLAAGGSLCHPENPCDAGHVYMRAHPVIQAYYPS
- a CDS encoding serine/threonine protein kinase; protein product: MVASEIKAPVMRHPSRRDECLVHQFLDSQRRAKDAASSASEPESEHSIGNNPPSYLSNNPNPSHATFHKALNGDHIEAVRDDNLDSIVDPKYQKKCRAVVEPGGMEHSGQADQQAWTQQMTKSMSEVDLSGYQDDVRSRLLTKQQLSDMAWGVRELSRRLSSMRLRFKVKSIFILTKIYDQDLIPKTRELVKWLLQHNHEVAYIVYVQDKLKTNKKFDVSGIIDEVSEGYLDTGDMNEQTVKETLNRRLRYWDENMCRTRPHTFDFVISLGGDGTVLYASWLFQRIVPPVLSFALGSLGFLTKFDFEDYQQTLLTAFTKGVTVSLRLRFEGTVMRSQPRKRAQLSKDSEEDEEPSRDLVEELIGEEREDEHTHRPDGTFEILNEVVVDRGPNPTMSTTEIFGDDEHFTSVLADGICVSTPTGSTAYNLAAGGSLCHPENPCDAGHVYMRAHPVIQAYYPS